TCGAACTTCTAATCGTATAATTAAGAGCAGATGATTCTTATCACAACCAATACATTAATCTTCTTTTATTCTtatcaaaaattgaaaaaaaacacTGGTATATGAAATcgttaattatttttgttgttaaccCTCTTGTTAGTAatttatcataaaaataaaaataaaactctcTTGTTTGTAGGGAAATGAACCCCTAAACAATTTGTCCTTTAGTAGAGCTTATTAACCACTTGGTTCAAATTGTTAAGTGTTCTTCTTCCCCCAATTTTTCATAAATACTCCTTCGAATTCTAGGACTCAAAGCATGTTATTAGTTTTTCGAGTTCTTCAACCCGAACTGGGGGAATGACCAATAGTCATAATCTTGGCTTTTGGTTGATGACCTTTTCTTATTGGTATATGGAGAGGTATTGCCTCTTATCCAGCGAATCGTTTGTCTTGCTCTTAACTATAAATATTGGCATTCATTCTTTGCATCATTCACCTTCTCTCATTTCTTCTCTCAATTATTTTCTTGTcgattattttgaaaaaccatttgattaattttaccaataattttttgtctaatttgattaattttacCCCCAATGAGTCGTTACTattttatatagaaaaaaatgGTTTAGATAAGTTGGATCAAAAAATGTTTAAATACTTAATAAATGATCGGTTACAAAAATACTACTcgtccataaaaaaaaaaatactacaattttAAATAAGTGTCATAGGTACGCACATTATTCATCTAATctacatttttattaattaatatataaaaacaaatataagtaTATAAGATATTCAATTTATCTctgtgaataattttaaaatatcaatttttttataacttttaatcATAGATAGATAACTTatttcttaccaaaaaaaaaataactcagttaatattattaatcaatTTGTAGGGTGGAagtaggcttttttttttttaaaaaaaaaaaaaaactctagacTCAAGTGTGACAAGCTacatgtcaaaaaaatattcatgcCTCATCAGACCTTTTAAAGAGTTTGAACACTGTTATCATTTAATAAAGGTCATTCATATGAGAATAATAGGTTAAAGAGGACAAATATACACATGACAAAGTAAGTTCATATGATATAAGTAAGTTAAAGGACTATAAAGAGGACAATTTTACGCATGATAAAGTCTTCAAAGTTTGTCACTACATAAATTTTAACTCAAATCTACTTTGTAGTTTATATGCTAAAATAGTTAGAGATTAGTTTATAATGTATAAATGAGATAATTCTTACATCGCGTACAAAGACATTTTTTTGATGTTTAGTGAAGTATGAGTCAAATGTTTACCAACTCATAAAACTTTCATTTGTATagaatatagatatagatatcatacattatatatttatataaagagCCAAATATTTTAAGATTGATAAAAGATAATCAAGAACAAGATGTCAAGATTATGAAGCCTAGACCACCCACCCACTATACAGAATATTCACATACTAGTAGTACAAGAGATAGGCTACACCAATCCGAGAGCACTAAAGACAAACAGATAAAATTTACAAACCAACTGAATGCAAGACAGCACTTAACACACAAGTTCCTGACGATCCCTACGAATTTGCTGCATAATCAAGTTattaatttcaaccaataaGCAGATTTCCACCACATACATTACTTTAATGTTTACTTGCTCTATTCAATACACTCTTTGGATAGGGCGTGTTCCGGTGGCATGCCAGTATCTGACACCGACATGAGACCAACATTAATGATTGATGTTGACATGTCAGTGTCGGTGTCGTGTCTGGGATTCATAGATTATTAATATAGATCATTTCCACACTGTTGACAGCAATTGTGTATGAGCTACTCCTCCCCACAGCAGCCAACATACATAAATGTTTACTTGCTCCATTCAGTACACTACATAGATTATTAATATAGATCATTTCCACACTGTTGACAGCAATTGTGTATGAGCTACTCCTCCCTACGTCAAGTTattaatttcaaccaataaacaGATTTTCACCATATACTTTAATGTTTACTTGCTCCATTCAGTACACTCTTTAGATTAGACGTGTTCCGTTGGTGGACACGTGTTTGTATCGGACACCGACACCACACCAACACTTATGATTGATGTTGATGTGtcagtgtccgtgcttcatagattattaATATAGATCATTTTCACACTGTTGACAGCAATTGTGTATGAGCTACTCCCCCCCACAGCAGCCAACATACATAAACATATAACTTCATAATACTAAGTGCATCTCCAATAGGAGGAGCTTATCAAGGTTACTCGAGTTACTTTTTGTACACCTAATTAAATTGCCACATAAAATTTAAGCAATCCACAAACAATTTACACAATTTACTCTAATGGCAGTAACACAATAAACAATGTATACTTAACCCTACAAATATGTACCAAATAGTGGTGACGTGGCCAACTTAAACTTGAAATCAAAAGGATTCCTATGTGTAGGATTTGTAGACTTAAACACAACACAACTGTGTGTGAAAAACACCAGTGCTGATATTGCTCCCAGAGTGAGGGGTTAAAAAAGCTTATTCTGATCTAGCCATGAACATTAACATATTCCCCCAAATACATTTCACCAACCTCAAATCAATCAAGGCAAGCATTTGTAGATAAAATGAAGATTTAACCAACATTTTCAtccatacaaaaaaataagataacgAACAATGCAGCATATAACAGTTGCTTGAAATTGGTTTCGACTATCCATCATAACTTCGGATATTCGGCGTACATCCAAATTCAGGACttaacaaaatataaagaaCATTGTGATGCTCATCATGCCTATTAGTTGATTATTAGATTGCAACGATGCATCTCAAACATAAAATAATGTCTACAAAAGTTAATATTACCGCATGCACAATTTCAAAGAATGTGTTTCGACAGCTGTGATCACCTACAAAATTATTGGATAACTGCCAACTTACACCAACCATTTTTTTCCCAATAGCAGTGTAATATCCTCAAAGACCCCTGTCATATTGCAATAGAATATAGAATATATCagaacaaataaaagaaaaacagagGAAAAATAGTTAGGGCAAAACGAATTGAAGGCAGGGGCGGACCCAGACATAAATTACTAGTGGGGCTAAAAAGCTTAGGCACTAatgggaaaaaaattattttgatagcttggttaaacaacaaacaatatatgaaattactaccaaaaaaagagcaacaacaaataaacaaaCCAGAGAATTTCTATTCAAAAAACGAAACCAACAAACTATAtccaaaaaatcacaaaatttatattcaaaaaatttcatgcatATCATTATTGTTTGATGCTTCGCAAAATACTACTTtgaaccaaaatatatagaatcCAAAATTATACTAGCTTATCAATTAGCTtaaaacttattaatttttattccaattttacctatATTATcttactttaaaaaattaaatattaattaaatatatattttctatgTCATTATATGatagttcaattgctaattttaccCAATATACTACAGATATTTTCACTAATACTTAAACTAATATGTGTACGAGAGACttacaatcatcaataataaactctaaactaatagtatttacattaatatttgtatgaatatgtataaagaataatttaaaataatttataaaataatttatttattttttaaaaaaaatatgggcttgggctggtgtggctatagccacaccatgCCTTGAACAGGTCCGCCCCTGATTGAAGGTAACAAAAATTCCACAAGCTGTCATGATAAAATATCCATTCAATCCAATATGAAGTTTATCCTAATTCAAAAAGAATAGAAACCTCCCAAGCCTCCACAAAAATGGGAACAAGAGAGATAAGTGGTTTGGGGTAAACCAAGTTACCGAAATAAAGTTAATGAATTTGGTTGGAAAAAAATTTGTGGAAAGCTAGAAGTTGAATGCTTTTACATGTCAATTTAAGCATAGCAATTTTATTAGTTTGCAAGAATAGTCGCCTTCATGCATAACAAGGCTTCACATAGGATACCATTATTTTAAAACTAAGAATTAATTAGTGAACAAATCaacatatacaaaaataatatatcttAGACCAAATCTGCaggtaaataaatatttgaggcaattttttttattttctcacatCTTCTTTGATTCTCGGAGGCAAATTCTTTTACTTCAACTAAAAGTTCACATTTCACTGTTATCAGATATTGCAGCTAAGTTAAAAtctttacaaaattatttcacCTCAGCTGTAAATTCACACATCATTGTGCTCAGTGATTGCATTTTTGTTATGTTGATCCTCCTTTTCTTAAGATGGGTGAATGATTCAACAAGactataaatataattagaGGGAAAACTATTGTAGCTTAGCTCCAATGGTAAGAAAACCATAAAACCTATTTTCGGTGGTTTGGACATTTGAGGACAAGACCCATAACCATAGGGACACTGCTAAATATTGACAAAGATAGAAGATAGTTCAGTAGTTAGAGGTGGAGAGATACCTAAAATACCATAGGTCAACCCAATATGTTCTGGGAGATAAGGCTTGACCGAGATATTCCGAAAACCAAAGATATCATTTTCCAAATAACTAAGAGGTATTGGGAGAAAGATGACTTGCATGGAATTCTATTTATTGTCATTAATTAATCGAATAATCGCAACTCGTAGGGAAATTTGTGCGCAGTAAGATAGAAATTAATTTCAACATCACAACTGCAGGGTATTTTGGGGAATTTgaataacataatatatttcaaGTGTCACTGGAGAGAAAAAAGCGATCCAGAATCAAGATATATAATTTGCTACACTGAGCGCAAAAATCTGGACTTTCATATAGGCATTGATTACCTTACTTTATTGATGATAATGGCCTTACGTTTGTTAGCAAGGTGCATACTATTCTATGTTGTAAGGCAGAAAAATCAGTCTTTCATATAGAAAATAATTACCTGACTTTCTTGATCATGATGGACTTGAGTTTCCTAGCAAGATCTTCTGATCGAAGCCTACGCTCCAAGCTCTTTCGGGCTAATACACGTTTCTCAGAGTTTTTTATATGGAATCTCTGTTCATGCTTTATCATCCTCTCTATCCCACTTGATGTCATCTTACGCTGCAAAAATGTCAATGCCTGTTCCAGGTTTCCATTTCTGACATCCACTCGTATGCCTCTGCATGGCTGAAGCAGTTGATGATGCTGACCATTAAAAGGTTGAATTGCGCAACCTGACTGTCTGAATAAGCTTGATAAACGTCTTACAACCGAGTTCATATCTAGAAAATAAACATGGTTACAACTTCTGTTCATTTTCTGACAACAATCAAacaacagaaaaaataaaactcaattcCCTAAAACACAATCAAATATTGGTGCATCGATTGTTCTTGAAACAGTTGCAACCAAAAAATAAAGGTCAGTTATATCTTTTTTATCTTTGATAACTACATTAGAAGTTGCATTGGAAATGTTTTTAGCAAGTTATTTAGGAAATATTCAGGTAGAGTTGGAACATTATTCAAATACTGTAAGGATTAAGAAAGAACAAAGCAATTGTTCGTTCTTCAGTCAAACTTTACTATTTATTAAACATTGATCCCACAAAGCTTTCAAAACTAAGCTAAGCCCCCTTCACCCTTTTCTTTATCAATAGAACCAGAACCACGAAGTGAACAGAAAAATTCCAAACTAAAATCTGTATTTTCAGTATAGCAATTCACAAAAATCGAATTTTTCAGCAGTCATAATACAAAAAAGGATGACTTTAACTCAAATATTTGCATAAAATAGAACTATAAAGcacaaacaaactccaacacaGACACCTGACAGTGTTGTGCAAGTGTCATACGGGTGTCAGACACCGATCCAAAagtttttgggacacttgtctgATACATGTCCTAAAGTGTGATACAAATGTCGGACACTGACGCGTGTCCACACACAACATAACGAGCCTAATCCTAGAGGTGTCCGTGCTTGATATATAACTAGAATGTATTACCTCTAGTCCTATTATTCTAAAACTGCTACTTGAATCCCTGTACCGAATTCTATTCTCTTTCCATTAGAATTTCTACTTGAATATCCAAATCCGGTTACACTGTGAAGCTACTTTGGAAAACAACAATAATAGAATTGgttgtttcttttcttgtttAAGAAATTCAATCAGACAGATACAAACTCTTCATTGTTTGCAGGAAAAACAAACACACAGAGTAAAATAAAAGAGTGAAGAAAAAAGGTATGAAAACTGACCGACGGCGTGAGCGAACAGGATGGCGACGGCGCGAGGTGGATCAGTGAAGAAGATGGAGGCGTTAGGGTTCCGACggcgaagaagaagaagagagaaaggaAACGGtggaaaacaaacaaaatgaaaaacattTGGGAAATTCTATTATACATAAAccagaactttgacccatgcacCCATGGGTCTAATTaagtgtaatatgtaacaataaaaaataaaatataaaaattctaagagcattttcaataagagtagtctAGGGGATTTCAtagactaattattctatatttgtttatgtgcttattttatattttatatatttttaaataattttggaaccccatagttttgtttacttattaaacaaaattgctgataactaaaggttaaaaaattgatgataattaaaggttaaaaaaaaaattaaagacataatcaagaagcACATAAttagggttaacatattaggattcgtttttcataattgaagcacatgttttagcggttgaaaggttttattataagtaagggatgcaggttcgatgacaatctatatttttttaatataaagctgcaataaaaagaaagagaaaatgagaggggaaaaaatttggtttagggttagcttatgttggcaagcttataatataagagattatcggtttttaattgtttaaattgtgcaatgaaaattgatggtgcttaattgtcgtatgaaatctttcctatgaaagttgatggagtttaacactttgtggacataatttaaatcacaattggtctgctagtgcatattgtatcaattgatcatcagttaatattaaatctacaatgttaaaatcaaaataatgaatgtgattagtgacatgactatggttgtgtttggttgtattgcaaaaaaaaaatgaattagcagaattgagtttgataataactttctaaattacacgtgataataactttccaaatctcacatgataattattctctaaatttatgatccggtagaaaaaaaatattgatcaggaaagacataaaaatatttcgtgatgaataatatagtcaacaataattttgatatgatatacttttaaaattgatggtgcttatcaattattgcacataattttaatcacaattgatatacttgtcataatggttggaaatattgccttgcactgaagggttgcgggtttgaatcatagtcaagacaaaattatattattttttaataaaaattgcaagataaaatggagggaaaacagggaaaacaaattaggatttagagtttgcttgtgtatacaagcttataatataaaagatttgggagtagtaaataaatattttttctgtaacaaaaaaaaaattaataaataaatattttttcgaaagaatttatttttctatcatctaaaatattataataactaatatttattaaaattggaaaaaaaaaacaaaatttatattttttttgaattttttattactCATAATAGtcattattgaattttttaatgaaaaaatgtaaaaaagttgGTATActtataaaacattgaacttgtattttttcttatgaaattatcatctatgaaatacaataatcaataaatagttttttcatttataaaataatcattaatttattaattaattgatctaatgtatcggtacattgaaatttttcatatgtatcgtaaaaattgtgtttttattttaataaacaaaaGTTTAATTGGCCGGACAACCAGGATCGATTTTCCCGGTTCTGTGCAGTTTGTTGTATGCTTTAGTAAATGACATTACtatccttatatatatatatatatatatacaatgacATTTTTTCTGAAAGTGCTAAAagagaatatattttaaaaaataattttattccgttgacaaaaaaataatattcatttatttaaattgataGAATACGTCgaaaaagacaaatttaaaatggttaaaaataattgaaaaggaTGAATATGTGTATCGCACATCacccaagttaatagcatagcATACACTGGAAAAATTCTCACAAAACCTAAAAATATGAACGAAATTGAGTGTCTGGGAATACCCATGTTTTTGGATTTGTAATGTTGACAACGTCAGAGTCATTTGGTTGAATATGAATTGAATCGAACCTAATATGTTAATAAGAATCGAACAAACTCTGCACCAAGAAGGCAAATAAAACAACGCTGCACTAAGACGACGAATAACACAATGTCACactcaaataatttaaaaagatgattttgtaaaaaaattgccCTTAACTATCCTATTTGGtggatgaagaaaatgaaaaagaattaAGGGAGGAGGAGCATGTTATGTTATGATTCAAAATAGTACATTTAACAATACACTTCACATAATATAATTGGTTGAAGTAAATGGACACATGGTtacattcacaaaaaaaaaatggacatcTAGTTACTAATCCTAAAATCAAGGAACATTGGGTTGTACATGAATAGTGAAATGAGAATCAATGGTTGGTATCAAGAAAATTGATGAAGTCTCTACTCCCTCCCTTTGATACTCTCCAGGAGAGTAATGGATTAAGTCTTCGACTTAATCTTCTTCTATATTTTCCTTATTCCTTCTTTGTACTAAGAACAAAATTTTGATTGGATTCTCATTTatcaattttacttttttttttttaagcaaaataaGTTGGTAGCAGCAAGCTAACCAACCCAAAATATATAGATAATAAGAAAAAGAGAACAACAAAACAAGATGGAGGGGACAAAAATCAAAACTCCATCAAACACAATATCTAAAGGTTGTAAAACCTTGTTTGTTCCTATGTAAGCTAGCTGCAAGAAAATCAGGAGGTTCAAGCCAAAAGGTGTAGGAAGATAGACTACAACCAAGAGAAGCAAGGGTGTCAGCAACTTGATTCCATTCTCTAAAAATATGAGAGACGATGCCATTCATTTGTTTGAAGAGAAACATTGCATTGTTCCACCTGTTTCTTAAGTTCCAAGTAATCGCAGTTTTAGTGTTGTTAAAAGCTATAATCACAAGGGCTGAATCAGATTCAATCCAGAGGTTATTCCAGCGATTTTTGTAAGCAATTTCTATGGCTGACATAGCTGCACATAATTCAGCTTGGTAGGAAGATGTGAAGCCCAAAGGTTCTGCAAAACAATACACAAAATCAGCAGCATGGTTTCTAAAGACCCCACCACAACCAGCAATTCCAGGATTACCTTTTGCTGCACCATCAATATTGCACTTTGTCCAATTAATCAAAGGGGGTTGCCAAAGTATTTCTTTAATAATAGGGATCTTTGGATGATGAATATTAACATTAAAATGCTTCAGAATCATGAAGTCTCTAATTGAGTTGGAAGAAGTCTTTTTAGAGTTGTTACCCGATAGAGAAGCGTTAGCAATTATTATAGAGATAGAGGATTTCCAGTTAATGATTTTGTTGCAGAACCGAGCTTGATTTCTGGCATAccaattttacttttaattcaaTAATCAATTTACAATTAACAATCTATCACGTATTCAGTTTTGGGAACCATTACCTTGGTGCTTTCATTGACACCATGGCATGGGCGACAACATAGGAGCTCATTATTCGGAAAAAATAGAAACCGCTTCAATTTTTATGATAGTATCTAGACCTTGGACTGGCCATAACCTGGACATATTGATTCACCTCAAACAACATAATGTCTATCCAATTGGACCCATAGGTGCAATGAATCAGTTGCACAAAATTGTTTGTCATCCTTTGGTTTGATGCAAATGTTATGCATTCAAACAGTGGGATctgggaattttttttattcttccatTTGAAAATCTACCAGTTGCAATTCCATTTGGAAAATCTCTACCATGTATATGTGCAAAATTGCTCTTTGCTATTGTTGAAATGAAATTATTGTTACCTGAATCAACAAAGAGGAATCTCCAAAAACAATTATAGCCGGAACTTTTCCacaatttgatattaaaaaatgcAATGAAATTTCTATACAGAAGAGTCATACAATGTACATTCTCCTCATTTTTCCCACTACTAGAAAAATGTCATTTTGGGACGGATTTTCAGACAGAATTCAAACGGCTTTCACAAGGATTTTCAGACAGACAAAATAATGTAAATTTCTAGTATTACCAAATTGATTATGTGCCAGGGATTGATACAGTCATACAGAGGATGTGTGTAACAGATTGATGATACTAAGCTAGTAGTCTTATTAATGGGACAAAAAAGTTTACTGTAGTACTCATATTTATAGGACATGTTTAGTATTCTTTGTCTCATTAAAAAGTATCacatttgcattttttttctcaatctaaaaaaatttgtcatctcagaatacaaatttaatatttattaatttttttctacacatttatttttaagaaacaTGTCTTAAAGACACATGATAAGATATCTAagtataaaaatgttatatttaataatataattttaatttaggaTACCATGATATATCTACGAACAATTTACCAATAGTATATGCAAAGAACATTGAATGCTTCAATAGTAGTAGTATTATTTGATTCAGATTTATtggaaatgaaaattataaaagaagGCACTAGCTGTAATGTTCAAAATAAAAGTCTTATAAAAattttactccctccgatcACAAATATTAGCAAACAAAACTGTTTacgcggtgtttaagaaatttagttaagtgtagttaattttcttgatttaatgtaAAAACATgaattaagtttactatattacacattttgaaaagtgtaaaagtgaaataaatgtctaaaaaaaatcgaattaaataagagtatattatgaatagtagtattaattagtttaaaagtagttaacttttgcttataatagtgaccaaaatttaaagtgtttttttacttataaatgtgaccggagggagtatttgctaaagaaaaaaaattaaaataattatcactGTTGAATAAAGGAAACTATCTAACTTATCATTTGATTaagtgttaaatatatttttaatctctaCATTTTGCTCTATATTTAAGAATAGTCCTTACATTTTAAATGTTGTTTATCTAAGTCAACATTTGTAGGGACTACtcttaaatactccctccggtcctatatataagagaaaaattattttttagattcattaagaatctaatgtatctagactatattatggattagatacattagatttttaatgaatctaaaaagtaattcTTCTCTTGTATATAGGACCGGATGGAGTATATATAGAACAAAATATAAGGactacaaatatatttaaccctttaaTTAATGATTGTTAGTTTGCTTGATATTGACTCCTATTTCAATGTTGACTTTATCTAACTTGCATGAGGACGTCTTTTACCATCTTATTTGATTCAATTGAGAATTATTGATTCGATGATAAAAATAAGTTTGTGTATGGTGAAATACTTATCTCACTTCAGTTACTTGTACACCGTAGACTTTGTTgaactatataataattaagTGACAAGTAATATATCGGCTTAGAAATAAGGTGAAAGACAGttttttaattgattatttGATTACTTACACTGAAAGAAAGAATTACTGAAAAATTTGATACAAATTCAACTAtggatgaattttatgatatgaAAGAACACGTGACTTAGATAAACAATATAATCtatttatacatttttattgCATGAATGTATTTaactattataatttttatttcatatttattattacATTTTTGACCCCCAATTATTCTCGGATATGTATCAAATACACTCCTAGtattctctaccaaaaaaaaaataaatactacctAGTATTCAAATgtaagcttaaaaataaataatacgtgcatatttaattaaatatataaatacatttattccgtaaaaaaaaatgtatgcatGCATGGTTACATAATTACATTCACGAAAGGGTTCTTTTGGAAGGACATGTTGCTCCTGTGTCTATTGAATTAGAGAAACTTGGCAAGATATTTTTGCATTAAATAATTTGATACTAGCTGACTTGTTCTTTCTGAGGGGTGAAAAGCATCCCAAAATACATACTTATTTGCATTTTTGCATGAAAATGGGCTTTTTGGATCACAAAAAATACCCATCTCAAATCTACCTGTTCCACAGCACCCCACTGTTGCATCTTCAAaacctgataaaaaaaatatgatagaaTATTCATATCTATTCACactacataaaa
This portion of the Trifolium pratense cultivar HEN17-A07 linkage group LG3, ARS_RC_1.1, whole genome shotgun sequence genome encodes:
- the LOC123918073 gene encoding uncharacterized protein LOC123918073, coding for MFFILFVFHRFLSLFFFFAVGTLTPPSSSLIHLAPSPSCSLTPSKMNRSCNHVYFLDMNSVVRRLSSLFRQSGCAIQPFNGQHHQLLQPCRGIRVDVRNGNLEQALTFLQRKMTSSGIERMIKHEQRFHIKNSEKRVLARKSLERRLRSEDLARKLKSIMIKKVRGL